The Bicyclus anynana chromosome 13, ilBicAnyn1.1, whole genome shotgun sequence region GTACAGTTGCTACcctgtgattgggcttgattaatttgtatagaTGATAACTTTTctctataatcatcatcatcatcatctatctgaaaatcctaaatcataaataactatctgaaaatcctaaatcacAAAGAACTaactgaaaatcctaaatcatAAACATTTAAGATTTTTCAGATAGTACTTTccgaaacggctttaattaacacagcactgaCTTGGTACCGTCTTCAAACTAATCAGGAGGTCGCACAAACGATgtcattttttactttttagtttagtagaaacatttttgtaattttgaagttagttgtatttttttattaaatttttttatctctAAGGGATTGTTGCCCACGTCGCCTTGGCGTGGCTTTTCTGAACTAAAGGGGCAGTTACCCTAACACCTTCGCATATATACCTTGAACGCATCAACATTGAATAACGTATGTACATCATACAATGTACCTATTTCTAGGGATTAAGCCACGCAGCGTCGATCCCATCTTGAGCCGGGGCCTACGTTGTAATCCTCTGAAACCACTTAAAGCCTACTGACCCCCACCTGTTATAACTACAATCCACCCTCTTAATGAACCCTACTCTCGCAATAAATACATAACTTTGACTCATCTTTAATAACTTGACTTAAACTTAAAACATACTTCACTAGCAGCTTTATTTAACTAATGCATataaccaacaaaaaaaattgcaataacGCAATCTGCCTCGATGGTTTAATGCTTTATTATACGGTGGTATATAAACGTATAGAAAAGGTTACTCAATTAAGACTACCCTAACGCTGAAAAGCACTTTACAaccgtatgttttttttttctatatacttacttacttgcATTTTAACCATAATGTATGTAAAGGTGATataattcaattttgttttaatataccGGTCTCATAATACGTATAAGATGATAAAATACAGGTTTTTGATATATTAGGATATAAAAGTCAACGTGCTCatgacaaattatttaaaatgtatcgTGCGTTACTTATTTCTACGTTCTTTTGCGTAAGTATTGAAAGCATCGACCTCCtgttaaaaagtggatgcacaatcagcgaccaaaaaacgtccccactcaatgagtgccaaacacaacttcttgacactcaattcaagtagtcgcatttacaaattcaaccttaatctcaatccttaaggttgaatttgctatgaatttgggattttattgattattggaTTATATtcaaaggcctttaggtataattttgttTACCAATAACTAAGactgccaaagcaaaattggccagtttttaactgaaattacattacattactacatgattgtgcatcctctTAATATAAGAGTTCAATGATTGAAAATAAGTCTAGAATGCACATAATGTGTATACATACATTTGTTCAACGCTATGAAAGAGATAACGCTACTTCCTGTTGCGCCGCCactggttgaattttgtctatttctctgcacgagattatctcgttggtcgtaTGTTAGCGCCACTAGTCGTAAAGTAATGTCGGTATAATAATCAGTCAAAGTTCACTACAGAagcaatatgtattttaatatttcattatttatcattAGATTCCTAAATTCCAGAGTATTATGGTGCTTCTATATATTCCGCGGTCTCCTTAATACGCTTGTATACcgagtaataaaatactttCGCAAAAATGGAACTATCAACTATTACTATCCAATGTGTTCTCGTTCTAATTCTCTATTACTTGCTACGTGCTTCATTCGTCAGTTACACTTACTCGTACCATTTCAAACTGAAGTTCTACTATTCATAGTTATTGGTGTGTTTACAGCGGAATGCCCTGGCTGTCCGGGTGTCCGTGGAGCAGGGGGTGCTGCAGGGGGAGCAGCTGACGACAGTCACAAAGGACGCTACGTACTACAGTTTTAAAGGAATACCGTACGCCGCCCCACCGGTTGGCAAACTAAGGTTTCAGgtgatatttacattttttttacatgaaaacttgGTGATTTCATGTTATCCATAACAGATTGGGTTTCATGACACATGCCTATCCTGCCTGCATTTAAGTACtgtattactaaaaatattttatttgtttgatttctTACAGCCTCCTCGACCACCAGCAAGATGGAAGGGAATAAGAAATGCTACACAACATGGAAGCATATGCATACAAGTAGATTCGGTCAGTCAGGAATTCTTACCCTGTAGCGAAGACTGTCTCTTCTTGAATGTCTACACTCCAAACATGAAGCCATCATCACCATTGACTGTCATGCTCTTCATCCACGGCGGAGGCTTCATGAGTGGTTCGGGCAACGACGACCTTTACGGACCCGATTTCTTCATGAGTCAAAACATAATTCTTATAACAATCAACTACAGGTTAGATGCTAtaggatttttaaatttgggtTCCAAGGAAGTTTCCGGGAATGCAGGAATGAAAGATCAAGTCGCGGCCTTGAAATGGGTGCAACGTAATATAGCACAGTTCGGTGGTAATCCGAAAAAAGTAACCATCTTTGGTAGTTCAGCCGGCGGTATCAGTTGTCTTCTACACTGCATATCACCGATGACTAAAGGATTGTTCAATAGAGCGATAGCTATGAGTGGCGTTCCCTTAATGGATTTCGGTCTTGAGTTTGAATCTATAAGACGAGGGTTTAATTTAGGAAAGATTATGGGCTACGAAACAAAGAATGCCACTGCGCTTCTTGAATTCTTGCAAAATGCTCCAGCGTATCAATTGCTTAACACCAAACCACATGTAATAATAGCGGAGGAATATATAAACCACCTTGGGAAAATGTATCAATTTGGACCGGTTGCAGAAGGAGATTTCGGCCAGGAGAGATACTTGACGGATGCATTTGTTATGTCACTTGTAAACGGAAATATTAACGACAATGATATAATGATAGGCTACTCAAATAATGAAGGTTTGTTCGGCATCTCTTACTACGAAGATTATTTAATCGATGTATACAACAAGTATCCTGAGTTGCTAAATCCAAGAAGATTACTGTACTATATCAGTGCAAAGGATTACTTACCGTTGTCTGATGATATTAAGGATTATTACTTTGGAACCAAACCTATAAGCCTGGATACGATGAAGGAATATGTTAACTACCGAAGTGATACGGTAGAATATCAATCATTGAGGTACATGAGAGACGTTTACAGAGCATATTCGAAAAAGAAATTCTTGTACCGGTTTTCTGGAGACACAGAAAGGAATTTTTACAGTAAAGACAAGGTTAGGTACGGGTTATCTGGAGCAGGCCACAGAGACATCGAGATGTATTTATTCCATGCCAACTCGCTCAAGTTGCCAATCAATACTGATAGTGAATCATTTGGAATAATTAAACAGTTAACCACTCTGTTTGCTAACTACGCCAAGTTCGGGTACGTATATTGATGAGCTTAATTACTTAATGTCTTGTATAATGTATAGAGATATAAGTTCTCATCAAAGTAGTAGCAGTAGAATTGACTTATGTTCAACACTTCTGAATAGTTTATCACTGTTATGCCCTgtgatgaaattttttattgacagGTGCCGGCAAAAACCTCTTTTACCAAATTTTAACATCGTTGTTTTTTATCCTTGACTTGTTTTAGACTTGTCttgtcttttatatttatttctcatttatatgtaatgatttttcattattttataattatactattatGTTTCAGAAACCCAACACCTGACTCGTCACTCGGAGTAACATGGAACGAATATGACGCGAAAAAAGAGAGCTACTTGGACATTGGATCAAAACTGACTCCTGGAACTCATCCCGAGGCGAATGTGATAAAGTTCTGGCGAAACCTGTACGAAGGAGCGAACAGATTCTTCTACCATGTTGGCGTTATACCACCAACAGAATGATTATAACATTAAATAGATTGTTACTTTGAGGATGTTCAATCAACCGATAAATccaagcgacaacgtcaccAAGATCAGTCAATTATTTCCTTTTGATGAAACATTTACGGAACATTAAAGTTTCATTTGCAAAGTAGTAAAGATATTGATCAAAACTATACGGAATAAAGTTacttctgaaataaaaaaatcaaaattaggtTCAAAACTACATTCATTGTTGagtattcaaatgaaatttcttaacataaatagttaattagtataaaagataattttactagcggacgcccgcgaattcgtccgcgtggaattcagttattcacaaaccCCGCAGGCACTATGAACGAATGacttaatccagagtaaaatgtatattaattccaaatttcaaccaaattgcttcagtagttgcggcattaaagagtaacgaacatccatacaaactttcgcgtttataatattagtaagatttagAATTGAGCCAAGCGATTGCAACTACTGTTTCattagatattaataaaatgaaaattaatatctCACTgcgtgaaaaaaaattactagctaactttgtgtattttgtaataGGTACAAATGTGAAATCTTTGTCAAAATTTTACACTCTTCCTTATCCTTATGTTAGTATCAAAATTTATAAACTTTGTTTCATATAGTCGTACAAGTTTACTAAGAATTTTAATATGCAATAAAGTATACTTAATACTGCTTTACTACCTTCTTAGGCGACATCGTAAACGTGAAGCATAAAGATTCTTACACCGGGATATTATACCCTTAGTCTTACCCTTAGACATATACGTGATGCTGACATTGTTACTTCGCTGAAATGAGACATTCGTCCTTATCGTGACTAATATCagagctaatattataaattcaattgAGTTTGTTTGACGCTTTAACAtgatcattatatttttcattatattttgaatatgtTGCTCATTAACCCCTTTTATTGTCTAGTGAAACTGCCATTAAAACTCAGAGATttagacaaacagacatacatgaTAATATTTGAAAAAGGTGTAAATTACAGAACAGAAAATGTCAAAAGCTAACACTTTATAtatgcacttgagaaaacatggTTAATTTGAAACACAAACAGAtacttcagttttatttatatgcatgtaggtacgagtatgtattaaaCTTTGAGTGTCATGACTCAGACAATGTATATTGTATTATCTGTAGATACATTAATTATGAACAAGCGAGCGAGTCGCAAgtctttttttaacaatttgatTGGATTATTCACATTACCTTTCTACACTGCTCATTTTCACCGTCGTCAAAACTCCTATTACTTACTTTGGGTATAAATTTTTGAACACCTTGCCATGTTTATTTTATGGTGTGAAGTATGGGGTTATGGCTTACGGCTAAAAAGTCATACGCCTGTAAGTGCTTTTCAGCGTTAGGGTAGTCTTCATTGAGTAACCTTTTGTATACGTTCTTACACCAccgtataaatatatatttttatcagttATATGCATACAGTAAATTCCAAATCCGAATTCCAAAAACGTAAACAAGAGACCCCGTATACGAACTTTAactttgaaaacaaaaattttacttttgcataTGACAAAGCACTCATAAAGgtcttatttattaaagtgaaatgCATCGATAATGCACTAGTAGTCAATCCATGTTTCACTTCACTATGGCTGCAGTTGTAAATAGTGACAGTTGATCTGACGCCTTATTTGTTATGGTTTTTCAAATTCGGAATCGGAATGGACTTTATCTGTAAGGCTGCTAATGATAGGCTACtcaaataatgttttaaatttaagtcAAGTTATAAACTGAGTCAAAGTTATGTATTTATTGCGGGTATAGGGTTCATTAAGCTGGTGGATTGTAGTTATGACAGGTGGGGTCACTGGGCTTTAAGTGGTTTCAGAGGATTACTACGTAGGCCCCCGCTCAAGATGGGATCGATGCTGCGGGGCTTAATCCCAAGGAATAGGTATATTGTATAGATAATGTGAAACATATAACATATGCGGAGGCTTTAGGTTAACTACCCCtttcatttcaaattcaaaaattcttttaatggtcacattgaaaaaaaaataaacgaggCAATATTGTACAGCTTAAAAACCGTGTGACCGTTAAAATTGCacacaaaaaaatcattaaatatgaaaaactgatttagtctatttaaaaaaaacactttgtaGAAGAATAAACTAAAGTTACTagctgaaacaactattcaaaaataattaccaagtataaaatcaccGCTTAAGTAGTAGTATTCAATACTACTACTTAAGCggtgattttatactatataatcgggtagggatttttgtattttgtacaaaaatcaatgtaacttaaaaaccataaaactaactaactatatttcattattttagtaggccttgatgtcagatATAATTCTGTAGAGTATTGTACtaattacgggacactctgtataaGAAAACGAGTTCTTATCCTGGGAGAAGCCGTAAGACTCAACTAAACCCATATTCGATGTACTTGTATGTCCTTTgctttaaaatcattaattctaATCATAGATTATCTTATCTAGAAACTGTTGAAAATAGATTGGCACTCAAACAATCTCTGATGATAAGCTAATTGAAACGTTGAGtttgattataatattgaaGAACATTCACGCTTTATTGTCATCAGATTTAGTgtctaaatataattattatttattactttaataacGATAAAGTGCATAAACaagaaactgtaaaaaaaatcataatttttttaaaacgtaacaaaaatattagtttttgagttaaaatctTATCTAAAGATATGATTAAAGTTGAAATAACAGACGGTATCCTTGAAGGCACGGAGGAGAAAAATAAATACGGTGACAGTTATTTTAGCTTTAAAGGCATCCCCTACGCGGAACCACCTCTAGG contains the following coding sequences:
- the LOC112044133 gene encoding esterase E4-like, encoding MKPSSPLTVMLFIHGGGFMSGSGNDDLYGPDFFMSQNIILITINYRLDAIGFLNLGSKEVSGNAGMKDQVAALKWVQRNIAQFGGNPKKVTIFGSSAGGISCLLHCISPMTKGLFNRAIAMSGVPLMDFGLEFESIRRGFNLGKIMGYETKNATALLEFLQNAPAYQLLNTKPHVIIAEEYINHLGKMYQFGPVAEGDFGQERYLTDAFVMSLVNGNINDNDIMIGYSNNEGLFGISYYEDYLIDVYNKYPELLNPRRLLYYISAKDYLPLSDDIKDYYFGTKPISLDTMKEYVNYRSDTVEYQSLRYMRDVYRAYSKKKFLYRFSGDTERNFYSKDKVRYGLSGAGHRDIEMYLFHANSLKLPINTDSESFGIIKQLTTLFANYAKFGNPTPDSSLGVTWNEYDAKKESYLDIGSKLTPGTHPEANVIKFWRNLYEGANRFFYHVGVIPPTE